The Apium graveolens cultivar Ventura chromosome 6, ASM990537v1, whole genome shotgun sequence genome contains a region encoding:
- the LOC141664065 gene encoding uncharacterized protein LOC141664065, producing the protein MSDTVGYSFHTLQNIMVAREVYNHDMKKLKELEDGHMKCASKIQAAEELAFNNLKAMKDVQNELEEFASKVQSLEKEMRDEVEKAVHQQIMRTRVDTMLEYHRGEWKSRDVLETVKIYNTEFHDDAFSLDEFNTPTDDVEMKLAKDDNPNE; encoded by the exons ATGAGCGATACAGTCGGTTACTCTTTCCAT ACTCTTCAAAACATTATGGTGGCTCGCGAGGTGTACAACCATGATATGAAGAAACTCAAGGAATTAGAAGATGGCCATATGAAGTGTGCCTCCAAGATTCAAGCTGCTGAGGAGCTGGCCTTTAACAATCTCAAAGCAATGAAGGATGTTCAGAACGAGCTAGAAGAATTTGCTTCTAAGGTTCAGTCTCTAGAGAAGGAAATGCGTGATGAAGTAGAAAAGGCTGTTCATCAACAGATCATGAGGACTAGGGTTGACACCATGCTAGAGTATCATAGGGGAGAATGGAAATCCCGGGATGTGCTCGAGACTGTGAAGATCTATAATACGGAGTTTCATGATGATGCTTTCTCTCTGGATGAATTCAACACCCCAACTGATGATGTGGAGATGAAATTAGCTAAAGATGACAATCCTAACGAATAG
- the LOC141665208 gene encoding uncharacterized protein LOC141665208: MVDSMAGHEFLTFLDASSGFNQIQMESSDCEKIIFITDNGIYCYLAIPFGLRNAGATFQRLDNKMFKDQIENCLGHMVTRRGIEASPEQIKAIFKLKSPLNVKDVQKLTGRVAALNRFISRSSDRCMFFYDVLRKNKGFIWSEKHEVALHGLKTYLTTPPLLSKPFQGEDFYVYGPCKVLALNQHDDSTNEDVDSWIRVYKDYLQLGFKLNRNNEVRILRMKASRFTVIDNELFKKSSTGLLQRCLRKHKADMPFMKWGMDIVGKMMPAHGQKVFMLAMTDYFSKWIEAEAFKQVMSKEVISFIKRNIFCKFGVPFEIVCDNGSQFISDKTEAFCKHWNINLIKSKPRYPQANGQAELSNKIIINNFKGD; encoded by the exons ATGGTGGACTCAATGGCTGGACATGAATTTCTTACGTTCTTGGACGCTTCAAGTGGTTTTAATCAAATTCAAATGGAGTCGTCTGATTGTGAGAAGATAATATTCATTACGGACAACGGGATATATTGTTACTTGGCTATTCCTTTTGGACTACGCAATGCTGGGGCAACATTCCAAAGGCTTGACAACAAGATGTTCAAGGACCAGATAG AAAATTGTCTCGGACACATGGTGACCAGGAGGGGCATTGAGGCTAGTCCAGAACAAATTAAGGCAATTTTCAAATTAAAAAGTCCATTGAATGTCAAAGATGTTCAGAAATTGACGGGAAGGGTCGCGGCCCTAAATAGGTTTATCTCACGCTCGTCCGATAGATGCATGTTTTTTTATGACGTGCTAAGGAAGAACAAGGGGTTTATATGGTCTGAAAAACATGAAGTTGCACTACATGGTTTGAAGACTTATCTCACTACACCTCCACTTTTATCCAAGCCCTTTCAAGGTGAAGACTTTTATGTCTACGGACCATGCA AAGTGTTGGCTCTTAATCAACATGATGACAGTACCAATGAAGACGTGGATAGCTGGATTCGAGTATACAAAGATTACTTACAACTTGGTTTTAAACTAAATAGAAACAATGAAGTTAGGATCCTTAGGATGAAAGCTTCAAGGTTTACAGTCATAGATAACGAGCTTTTCAAGAAATCTTCTACGGGGCTGCTTCAAAGATGCTTGAGAAAACACAAGGCTGACATG CCTTTCATGAAATGGGGGATGGACATTGTGGGGAAGATGATGCCTGCACATGGGCAAAAGGTGTTCATGCTGGCCATGACAGATTACTTTTCAAAATGGATCGAGGCAGAGGCATTCAAGCAAGTCATGTCAAAAGAAGTGATATCGTTTATCAAGAGAAACATTTTTTGCAAGTTTGGTGTTCCATTTGAAATTGTTTGTGACAATGGATCACAATTCATAAGCGACAAGACAGAAGCATTTTGCAAACATTGGAACATCAACTTGATTAAGTCGAAACCAAGATATCCTCAAGCCAATGGACAAGCTGAATTGAgcaacaagatcataatcaataattTTAAAGGAGACTGA